In the Deltaproteobacteria bacterium genome, GTTTTTTGTGAATCGTGAACATCTGCCCGAAAGCGTGACCGTGGTCGAGGAAGGAGGCAAGCGTTTCTTTCTGGTCGGCACGGCCCATGTATCAAAGGAAAGCGTGGATGACGTGCGTCGGACAGTCGAAATTGTCCAGCCCGATTCCATTTGTGTTGAGTTATGCCAGGCCCGGTATCAGTCCATGACGCGGCGAGACGATTGGCGGCGTATGGATATCTTTAAGGTTATCAAGGAGGGCAAGGCAGCCTTCCTGCTCATTCAGCTCGTGCTTCAGGCGTTTTATCGCAAGATCGGCGACAAATTGGGCGTGCAGCCGGGCGCGGAAATGATGGAAGGCGTGCGTCTGGCCGAGGAAACCGGGGCAACTTTGGTTTTGGCCGACCGGGATGTACAGATCACCTTGAAGCGAGTGTGGGGATTTTTGGGGTTTTGGAACAAGGTCCGTCTTTTGACCCAGCTCCTGACCGGCATCTTCGTGGACGAAGATGTGGATAAGTCCATGATCGAGGACATGAAGAACAAGGATCAGCTGGAGTCCATCATGGGCGCTTTTTCGGAGAACTTCCCAGGGATCAAGGAGCG is a window encoding:
- a CDS encoding TraB/GumN family protein → MTGCEPARFFVNREHLPESVTVVEEGGKRFFLVGTAHVSKESVDDVRRTVEIVQPDSICVELCQARYQSMTRRDDWRRMDIFKVIKEGKAAFLLIQLVLQAFYRKIGDKLGVQPGAEMMEGVRLAEETGATLVLADRDVQITLKRVWGFLGFWNKVRLLTQLLTGIFVDEDVDKSMIEDMKNKDQLESIMGAFSENFPGIKERLIDERDIYLAQKIRLAPGENIVAVVGAGHVPGMQRYFDQEIDLSPLEQLPPPSKWGAFWKWGLPGFFVALLGIGFLRGGASVSMEAVSIWVLVTGMLAALGSAAALGHPLTILSSFLAAPITTLHPILAAGWVAGLVQAWVKKPTVSDLEDLPSSILTVKGFWTNPVSRILLVVIFANLGASIG